The Fischerella sp. PCC 9605 genome contains a region encoding:
- a CDS encoding MATE family efflux transporter, whose product MATKTFANSNIRREIQEFFKLAIPLASAQVAQAAVGFADTLIMGHLGQETLAAGGLASTTFQLLLNTIGGVVMAVSPLVAEAYGAGRKTQIEQIARQGLWLSLLFGIPMMFLIGHLDSVMIQLGQAQQTVALADRYLDFILWGIFPALGFAMLRSYVSALSQARPVMAIVIVGTLVNVIGNYVLGFGKFGFPRMELAGLGLASGLSFWVMFLILLGYTLKHQQLKDYRFLQGLHRLTPQILQKLVWIGIPIAVTIALEYGLFTVITYFMGLLGTEVLAAHQIVFQTIVVIFMVPLGMSFATTARVGVWLGQQSLEGARRAGYVSISMAVVFMTLTGIILLAYPQQVVGIFLDIHNPENANVLKLAVPMLMIAALAQLLDGVQKTAMGALYGLQDTRIPMLLSLLAFWGVGLTSGYLLGFYFDIGGVGLWIGQSIGVAIAGVIFVWRFHKLTSASTC is encoded by the coding sequence ATGGCCACTAAAACGTTTGCTAATTCGAATATCCGAAGAGAAATCCAGGAATTCTTCAAACTCGCTATTCCTTTAGCAAGTGCTCAAGTTGCCCAAGCTGCTGTAGGATTTGCAGATACTCTGATCATGGGGCATTTGGGACAGGAAACCTTGGCAGCAGGTGGATTAGCATCAACTACCTTTCAGCTTTTGCTAAATACTATAGGCGGCGTTGTCATGGCAGTGAGTCCGTTGGTTGCGGAGGCTTACGGGGCAGGTAGAAAAACGCAAATCGAGCAGATTGCACGTCAAGGGCTATGGCTCTCGCTGCTTTTTGGCATCCCCATGATGTTTTTGATTGGGCATCTGGATTCGGTAATGATTCAGCTTGGGCAAGCACAACAGACTGTGGCGCTAGCAGATAGATATTTAGACTTCATTTTGTGGGGAATTTTCCCAGCTTTGGGGTTTGCCATGCTAAGAAGCTATGTCTCTGCACTCTCTCAAGCCCGTCCGGTGATGGCAATTGTCATTGTGGGAACGCTCGTTAATGTCATAGGCAATTACGTTTTAGGATTTGGCAAGTTTGGATTTCCACGGATGGAACTGGCGGGGTTGGGCTTGGCAAGTGGCCTCAGTTTCTGGGTTATGTTCCTGATTTTGCTTGGCTACACGCTCAAACATCAGCAACTGAAGGATTACCGATTCTTGCAAGGTTTACATCGGCTGACACCGCAAATTCTCCAGAAGTTGGTGTGGATTGGGATACCGATTGCAGTAACTATTGCCTTGGAGTATGGGCTGTTCACGGTTATTACTTACTTTATGGGCTTGTTGGGAACCGAAGTGTTGGCGGCACACCAGATCGTCTTTCAAACTATTGTCGTGATTTTTATGGTGCCTCTAGGTATGTCTTTTGCTACGACTGCTAGAGTCGGTGTGTGGCTGGGACAGCAAAGCCTTGAGGGTGCGAGACGGGCGGGGTATGTCAGTATATCGATGGCGGTAGTATTTATGACACTAACAGGAATCATACTGCTTGCGTATCCCCAGCAAGTGGTTGGAATATTTTTGGATATTCATAATCCAGAAAATGCCAACGTACTAAAACTGGCAGTGCCAATGCTCATGATTGCAGCCTTGGCTCAACTGTTGGATGGTGTACAAAAGACAGCAATGGGCGCATTATATGGACTTCAAGATACACGTATACCGATGCTGCTAAGTTTACTGGCATTTTGGGGTGTAGGGTTGACCAGTGGCTATCTGCTGGGATTTTACTTTGATATTGGGGGTGTTGGATTGTGGATAGGACAGTCGATTGGAGTGGCGATCGCAGGAGTGATTTTTGTGTGGCGCTTTCACAAACTAACTTCTGCTTCTACTTGTTGA
- the hemC gene encoding hydroxymethylbilane synthase, which yields MTSVVSSPSRTIRIGSRKSQLALIQTYWVQEQLQKSFPDISFEVHTMSTHGDKILDVALAKIGDKGLFTKELELGMINQEIDFAVHSLKDLPTRLPEGLALAAITERENPADALVVHEKHKDKQIDTLPAGAVIGTSSLRRLAQLRHHFPHFTFKDVRGNLNTRMAKLDAGEYDALILAVAGLQRLGMGDRIHQVLPKEISLHAVGQGALGIECRAEDTELISLLKAIEHPETRDRCLAERAFLRELEGGCQVPIGVNTEINGKNLTLTGIVASVDGQKLVKDTIAGSTKDAEKLGIELAQRLREQGAQEILDQIFAEIQRGS from the coding sequence ATGACATCAGTGGTTTCCAGTCCGAGCCGTACAATCCGCATTGGTTCTCGCAAAAGCCAACTCGCTCTGATTCAAACTTATTGGGTACAAGAACAACTCCAAAAAAGCTTTCCAGATATTTCTTTTGAAGTCCATACCATGTCCACTCACGGCGACAAAATCTTGGATGTGGCTTTAGCCAAGATTGGTGATAAGGGACTGTTTACTAAAGAACTCGAACTGGGAATGATTAATCAGGAAATTGACTTTGCTGTTCATTCTCTCAAGGATTTGCCCACTCGCTTGCCAGAGGGTTTAGCCTTAGCAGCCATCACAGAACGAGAAAATCCCGCCGATGCTTTAGTGGTGCATGAAAAGCACAAAGACAAGCAAATCGATACCCTACCAGCAGGTGCGGTAATTGGTACATCATCCCTGCGCCGACTGGCACAATTGCGGCATCACTTCCCCCACTTTACCTTTAAAGATGTGCGTGGCAATTTGAACACGCGCATGGCAAAGCTAGATGCGGGTGAGTACGATGCTTTGATTTTGGCGGTAGCTGGGTTGCAGCGTTTAGGAATGGGCGATCGCATTCATCAAGTTCTGCCAAAAGAAATTTCTTTGCACGCCGTCGGACAAGGCGCATTAGGTATTGAATGCCGTGCCGAAGATACAGAATTGATATCGCTCCTCAAAGCAATTGAACATCCCGAAACACGCGATCGCTGTTTGGCAGAACGCGCTTTCTTGCGGGAACTAGAAGGTGGCTGTCAAGTACCCATTGGTGTAAATACTGAAATTAATGGTAAGAATTTAACGCTAACAGGTATAGTTGCCAGCGTGGATGGTCAAAAGCTCGTCAAAGATACGATCGCAGGCTCTACCAAAGATGCTGAAAAGCTGGGTATAGAGCTAGCACAGCGCTTGCGCGAACAAGGAGCGCAGGAAATTTTGGATCAAATCTTTGCCGAGATCCAGCGTGGTTCTTGA
- a CDS encoding YegS/Rv2252/BmrU family lipid kinase has protein sequence MKRSACLIFNPVAGQGDSEQDLAKIQEILEPEIDLDIHFTTEEIGADELARAAVERGVEAIIVSGGDGTLSSAAAAVVGSDIPFGIISRGTANAFATALGIPDTIEAACETILQGGTRIVDTADCNGYPMVLLAGIGFEAETVEKADREAKNRFGVLAYIIAGFQQLRQLQSFDVEIETEDKVIKTSAAAVTVANAAPPTSVLAQGPAGIIADDGLLDLTIVAPVNKAAAIAATFHLFQTASTGEAVERSDIGYLRAKQFKITTDPPQKVVVDGELLGKTPVEIKCLPASLKVFVPLTEEVSPLEKLEGLPNLNIEMKETGDKPSE, from the coding sequence ATGAAACGTTCAGCCTGCCTCATCTTTAATCCAGTTGCGGGTCAAGGTGACTCAGAGCAAGATTTGGCAAAGATTCAGGAAATCTTAGAGCCGGAAATTGATCTAGATATCCACTTCACTACTGAAGAAATTGGTGCCGATGAACTGGCCCGTGCCGCAGTGGAAAGGGGAGTAGAAGCCATTATTGTTTCCGGAGGAGATGGCACTCTGTCATCTGCTGCGGCTGCTGTGGTGGGTAGTGATATTCCGTTTGGTATTATTTCTCGGGGAACAGCCAACGCCTTTGCCACAGCTTTAGGAATTCCTGACACCATTGAAGCCGCCTGCGAAACAATTTTACAGGGTGGTACTCGGATTGTGGATACTGCTGATTGTAACGGCTATCCAATGGTATTGCTGGCAGGTATTGGCTTTGAAGCTGAAACTGTGGAAAAAGCAGACCGGGAAGCAAAAAATCGTTTTGGTGTCTTGGCCTACATCATCGCCGGATTCCAACAATTGCGGCAATTGCAGTCATTTGACGTAGAAATTGAAACTGAAGACAAGGTTATTAAAACTTCCGCAGCAGCAGTAACAGTAGCGAATGCCGCACCTCCAACCTCTGTTTTAGCACAGGGGCCGGCGGGAATCATCGCAGATGATGGATTGCTAGATTTAACCATAGTAGCTCCGGTAAATAAAGCAGCAGCGATCGCGGCTACCTTTCATCTGTTTCAAACTGCTTCTACGGGTGAGGCTGTGGAAAGAAGTGATATTGGTTACTTACGAGCCAAACAGTTCAAAATTACAACTGACCCACCTCAAAAAGTTGTTGTTGATGGTGAACTTTTAGGAAAAACTCCTGTAGAGATTAAGTGCTTGCCAGCAAGTTTAAAAGTTTTTGTGCCTCTGACAGAAGAAGTTTCACCTCTAGAAAAACTAGAGGGATTACCCAATCTGAACATTGAGATGAAAGAAACAGGTGATAAGCCTTCCGAATGA
- a CDS encoding PstS family phosphate ABC transporter substrate-binding protein encodes MDNTNRRRLVIDGEFALFLRGLLIGKVLTILVLGGIAWWLLRPYTLVRKSAVSDSGQSSDTTSRVVSNFESVDNVPVASVNYGGSTAWAPIRQLVDAQIQSDRPELQLRYQDPTNGSPDSSSGIRMLLDGKLDFAQSSRPLTEEERTLAKQRGFRLEQRQVGVDGIAVAVNPSLNLPGLTVDQLQQIYLGQITNWKQVGGPDLPITPFSQRLEKADAVIFSTNEGSNRQLGTNVKYVSSTTEALRQVSNTPGGVYYASARAVVPQCSVKPLPLGRTSTELIPLYQEPLVTPEQCPRQRNQINTEAIKNGSYPITTNLFVIVKQNNGQEQQAGEAYAKLLLTDQGQKAIEQAGFVGVR; translated from the coding sequence ATGGACAATACAAACAGAAGAAGACTCGTAATTGACGGAGAATTTGCACTCTTTCTGAGAGGTTTGCTAATTGGCAAAGTATTGACTATTTTGGTTCTTGGTGGAATAGCATGGTGGCTGTTAAGACCATACACGTTAGTTCGCAAGAGTGCTGTTTCTGATTCTGGTCAAAGTTCAGATACTACCTCACGTGTTGTGTCTAACTTTGAGAGTGTCGATAATGTTCCAGTTGCCTCGGTCAACTATGGTGGTAGTACAGCCTGGGCACCGATCCGCCAATTGGTAGATGCGCAGATTCAGAGCGATCGCCCAGAATTACAGTTGCGCTACCAAGATCCCACAAACGGCAGTCCTGATTCTAGCTCAGGCATACGCATGTTGCTTGACGGGAAATTAGATTTCGCTCAGTCTTCCCGTCCCCTCACAGAGGAAGAACGCACCCTAGCCAAACAGCGAGGCTTTAGACTTGAACAACGTCAGGTTGGCGTTGATGGCATAGCAGTGGCGGTCAACCCATCACTGAATCTGCCAGGCTTAACTGTTGATCAGTTGCAGCAGATTTATTTGGGGCAGATTACCAACTGGAAACAGGTAGGTGGCCCAGACTTACCCATCACCCCTTTCTCTCAACGTCTAGAAAAGGCAGACGCAGTAATATTCTCTACCAACGAAGGCTCAAATAGACAACTTGGGACTAATGTCAAGTATGTGTCTTCCACTACAGAAGCACTACGCCAAGTCAGTAATACCCCTGGGGGTGTGTATTACGCTTCTGCTCGTGCTGTAGTTCCTCAATGTAGTGTAAAGCCTTTACCGTTGGGTCGTACTTCTACTGAGCTAATTCCGCTTTACCAGGAACCACTAGTAACACCTGAGCAATGTCCACGTCAGCGTAACCAGATTAATACTGAAGCAATCAAAAATGGCAGTTATCCCATTACCACTAACCTGTTTGTGATCGTTAAACAAAACAATGGTCAAGAACAGCAAGCTGGTGAAGCCTATGCCAAACTTTTACTTACCGACCAAGGACAAAAGGCGATTGAACAGGCTGGGTTCGTAGGAGTTCGCTAG
- a CDS encoding helix-turn-helix domain-containing protein — protein MYRKPDRQMQALALPSTKMVHLPKNGLHPPICSSEPQGWKNIVVEEFCQPPGQETYQSQTEHTICISLNNRPSRLSQVMGDRRYTGLFTQGDIAIAPAGQLFFCRWSEQDKYLRIRIASQFLQQVAQEAFEINCDGAELLSEFRVRNPQIETIGMMLLTELKNGGLAGQLYVESLTNVLTVHLLRNYSAVQPYVASHNGKLSDRQLIQVTDYINDHLAQDIKLSDLAKLLGMSQFHFSRLFKQSIGVAPHQYVLQQRLERAKQLLQETELPVMEIAMLSGFSSHSHLGKWIRQHTGMTPKAYRLKGKRE, from the coding sequence GTGTATAGAAAGCCGGATCGCCAGATGCAAGCATTAGCACTCCCATCTACAAAGATGGTTCATCTGCCAAAAAACGGACTCCATCCTCCAATCTGTTCCAGTGAACCCCAGGGTTGGAAAAACATTGTGGTCGAAGAATTTTGCCAACCTCCGGGACAGGAGACGTACCAAAGTCAAACAGAGCACACGATCTGCATATCTCTAAACAATCGTCCGTCTCGCCTGTCACAAGTGATGGGCGATCGCCGCTATACTGGTCTTTTCACTCAAGGTGATATTGCCATCGCTCCTGCTGGACAGTTGTTCTTCTGCCGATGGAGTGAACAGGACAAATACCTGCGTATCCGGATTGCCTCGCAGTTTCTCCAACAAGTTGCCCAAGAAGCCTTTGAAATTAATTGCGATGGCGCAGAACTGTTGTCAGAGTTTCGAGTCCGGAATCCCCAAATTGAGACGATCGGCATGATGCTCCTGACGGAACTTAAGAATGGAGGGCTAGCAGGACAGCTTTATGTTGAATCGCTGACGAATGTGCTAACCGTGCATTTGCTCAGGAATTATTCTGCCGTCCAACCTTATGTTGCTTCACATAATGGGAAACTAAGCGATCGCCAGCTAATTCAAGTGACTGATTACATCAACGATCATCTGGCTCAAGACATCAAACTATCTGACTTAGCTAAATTGCTAGGAATGAGCCAATTTCACTTCAGCCGGCTCTTCAAGCAATCAATCGGAGTAGCACCTCACCAATATGTGCTTCAGCAACGGCTAGAACGGGCAAAGCAGTTACTTCAAGAAACAGAACTACCAGTAATGGAAATTGCTATGTTGTCTGGCTTCAGTAGTCATAGCCATCTAGGTAAATGGATTCGACAACATACAGGAATGACTCCAAAAGCCTACCGATTAAAAGGGAAGAGGGAATAG
- a CDS encoding serine/threonine-protein kinase, translating into MRQHLLPLIGITLRNRYKIIKLLGSGGSGDTYLAVDLDLPGQPYCVVKHFKPKGLNPDYVPIAKSLFAREAEVLYQLGDDHDQIPRLFAHFDEKGDFYLVQEFIDGHDITKEIFSGICLREDAVFNLLQEILEVVVFVHQNNIIHRDIKPQNLMRRHSDGRIVLIDFGSIKKIGALEVNEQGQTSVTVAVGTPGYMPSEQSKGKPKLCSDVYAIGMIGIQALTGLKPDQIPKDPNTREIIWRDKVRVSNSLANVLDTMVRDRFSQRYQSAAEALQALISARQLSSLPVVKDRITHNHDSVLYKKTILWLGMGFGASTSLLVIFFLYLFLQTSILNPSQPPQSLRFIQQFFEPVRNRLHNFTTSQIKREMICN; encoded by the coding sequence ATGAGACAGCACCTTCTCCCTCTCATCGGGATAACGCTTCGGAATCGCTACAAAATAATTAAACTTTTAGGGAGCGGAGGTTCTGGCGATACCTACTTGGCTGTCGATCTAGATTTACCTGGGCAACCTTATTGTGTAGTTAAACATTTCAAACCCAAAGGTCTCAATCCAGATTATGTGCCAATTGCTAAAAGCTTATTTGCTCGGGAAGCAGAAGTTTTATATCAACTGGGTGATGACCACGACCAAATTCCGCGATTATTTGCCCATTTTGATGAAAAGGGAGATTTTTATTTAGTCCAAGAATTTATTGACGGTCATGACATAACCAAAGAAATTTTTTCAGGCATATGTCTGAGAGAGGATGCTGTCTTTAACTTATTACAGGAAATTCTAGAAGTAGTGGTTTTTGTCCACCAAAATAACATAATTCATCGGGATATTAAGCCACAAAATTTAATGCGGCGACATAGTGATGGGAGGATTGTGCTAATTGATTTTGGAAGTATTAAAAAAATCGGTGCTTTAGAAGTTAACGAGCAAGGACAAACTAGCGTAACAGTTGCAGTTGGCACTCCTGGTTATATGCCAAGCGAACAAAGCAAAGGTAAGCCAAAACTTTGCAGCGATGTCTATGCAATTGGCATGATTGGTATTCAAGCTTTGACAGGCTTAAAACCTGACCAAATACCAAAAGATCCTAATACAAGAGAAATTATCTGGCGCGACAAGGTAAGGGTAAGTAACAGCCTCGCAAATGTCTTAGATACAATGGTTCGCGATCGCTTTAGCCAGCGTTACCAATCAGCAGCAGAAGCTTTGCAGGCGCTGATTTCTGCTAGGCAGCTGTCTTCACTACCTGTTGTTAAAGATAGAATCACTCATAATCATGATTCTGTGCTCTATAAGAAAACCATTTTGTGGCTGGGAATGGGCTTTGGTGCTAGCACGAGTTTGCTAGTAATATTTTTTCTCTATCTTTTTTTGCAAACAAGTATTTTAAACCCAAGCCAACCTCCTCAATCACTCAGGTTCATACAACAGTTTTTTGAACCAGTTCGTAATAGGTTACATAATTTTACAACTAGTCAAATCAAACGTGAAATGATTTGCAATTAA